From a region of the Suncus etruscus isolate mSunEtr1 chromosome 11, mSunEtr1.pri.cur, whole genome shotgun sequence genome:
- the MYL6B gene encoding myosin light chain 6B, giving the protein MPPKKDVPVKKPTGLALGKPMAKPALGSSPAKTKSEPGSTVPEKSQDPPLDLSKVVIEFNKDQLEEFKEAFELFDRVGDGKILYSQCGDVMRALGQNPTNAEVHKVLGNPKNDELKSRRVDFETFLPMLQTVAKNRDQGTYEDYLEGLRVFDKEGNGKVMGAELRHVLTTLGEKMTEEEVETVLAGHEDSNGCINYEAFLKHILSV; this is encoded by the exons ATGCCTCCCAAGAAAGATGTTCCCGTGAAGAAACCCACCGGCCTGGCTCTGGGCAAACCTATGGCCAAGCCAGCGCTGGGGTCTTCTCCAGCCAAGACCAAGTCTGAACCTGGCTCCACTGTCCCCGAGAAAAGCCAGGATCCTCCCCTCGATCTCTCCAAAGTGGTG ATCGAGTTTAACAAGGACCAGCTGGAGG AGTTCAAGGAAGCATTTGAGCTGTTTGACCGAGTTGGGGATGGCAAGATCCTGTACAGCCAGTGTGGAGATGTGATGAGGGCGCTGGGCCAGAACCCCACCAATGCTGAGGTGCACAAGGTCCTGGGGAACCCCAAGAATGATG AGCTCAAGTCCCGGCGTGTGGATTTTGAGACTTTCCTGCCCATGCTCCAGACAGTGGCCAAGAACCGGGACCAAGGCACCTATGAAGACTACCTGGAGGGGCTCCGGGTGTTTGACAAAGAAGGCAACGGCAAAGTCATGGGGGCCGAGCTCAGACATGTTCTCACCACCTTGG GGGAGAAGATGacggaggaggaggtggagacgGTTCTGGCAGGCCACGAGGACAGCAATGGCTGCATCAACTACGAAG CTTTCCTGAAGCACATCCTGAGCGTCTGA
- the MYL6 gene encoding myosin light polypeptide 6 isoform X1 gives MCDFTEDQTAEFKEAFQLFDRTGDGKILYSQCGDVMRALGQNPTNAEVLKVLGNPKSDEMNVKVLDFEHFLPMLQTVAKNKDQGTYEDYVEGLRVFDKEGNGTVMGAEIRHVLVTLGEKMTEEEVEMLVAGHEDSNGCINYEELVRMVLNG, from the exons ATG TGTGACTTCACCGAAGATCAAACCGCAG AGTTCAAGGAGGCCTTCCAGCTGTTTGACCGTACAGGGGATGGCAAGATCCTGTACAGCCAGTGTGGAGACGTGATGAGGGCACTGGGCCAGAACCCCACCAACGCCGAGGTGCTCAAGGTCCTGGGGAATCCTAAGAGTGATG AGATGAATGTGAAGGTGCTGGACTTTGAGCACTTCCTGCCTATGCTGCAGACAGTGGCCAAGAACAAGGACCAGGGCACCTATGAGGACTATGTTGAAGGCCTTCGGGTGTTTGACAAGGAAGGAAATGGCACCGTCATGGGTGCTGAAATCCGGCATGTTCTTGTTACTCTGG GTGAGAAGATGACCGAGGAGGAGGTTGAGATGCTGGTGGCCGGGCACGAAGACAGCAATGGTTGTATCAACTATGAAG AACTCGTCCGCATGGTGCTGAATGGCTAA
- the ESYT1 gene encoding extended synaptotagmin-1 — MERAPGDGSSPSPVEPPAAPPDRPPAAGGEGEPRDPPAGGPGAAGEALAVLGAFGRRLLVLVPVYLAGAAGLSVGFVLFGLALYLGWRRVRDAKARSLRVARLLLDDEERHTAETLYLSQRELPAWVSFPDVEKAEWLNKIVAQVWPFLGQYMEKLLAETVAPAVRGSNPHLQTFTFTRVELGEKPLRILGVKVHTGQNKKQILLDLNISYVGDIQIDVEVKKYFCKAGLKGMQLHGVLRVILEPLIGDIPIVGAVSMFFIRRPTLDINWTGMTNLLDIPGLSSLSDTMIMDSIAAFLVLPNRLLVPLVPDLQDVAQLRSPLPRGIIRIHLLAARGLSSKDKYVKGLIEGKSDPYALVRVGTQTFCSRVIDEDLNPQWGETYEVMVHEVPGQEIEVEVFDKDPDKDDFLGRMKLDVGKVLEAGVLDDWFPLQGGQGQVHLRLEWLSLLPSADKLEQVLQWNRGVSSKPEPPSAAILVVYLDRAQDLPLKKGSKEPNPMVQLSVQDVTRESKAVYNTNSPVWEEAFRFFLQNPQSQELDVQVKDDSRALTLGALTLPLARLLTAPELTLDQWFQLSNSGSNSRLYMKLVMRVLYLDSSEVCFPTMPGTGDLDSQSTQIGSSVDAPPRPCHTTPDSYFGNENVLRIHVLEAQDLIAKDRFLGGLVKGKSDPYVKLKLAGRSFRSRVVREDLNPRWNEVFEVIVTSIPGQELEVEVFDKDLDKDDFLGRCKVSLTAVLNSGFLDEWLTLGDVPSGRLHLRLERLTPRPIAAELEEVLQVNSLIQTQKSAELAAALLSVYLERAEDLPLRKGTKPPNSYATLTVGDTTHKTKTVSQSAAPIWDESASFLIRKPSSENLELQIRGEGSGALGSFSLPLTELLAADQLCLDRWFTLNNGQGQVLLRAQLGILVSQHSGVEAHSHTYSHSSSSLSEEPELWAGMSHTTSSAPELRQRLTHGDSPSEAPAGPLGQVKLTVWYYSEERKLVSIVHSCRTLRQNGRDLPDPYVSLLLLPDKNRGTKRKTSQKKRTLNPEFSERFEWELALDEALRRKLDVSVKSNSSFMSREREVLGKVQLDLAEIDLSQGAAQWYDLMDDKDKGST; from the exons ATGGAGCGCGCTCCGGGAGACGGCTCCAGTCCCAGTCCCGTGGAGCCCCCCGCGGCCCCTCCGGACCGGCCCCCCGCAGCCGGCGGCGAGGGCGAGCCCCGAGACCCACCCGCGGGCGGCCCCGGCGCGGCGGGCGAGGCCCTGGCGGTGCTGGGCGCGTTCGGGCGGCGGCTGCTGGTGCTCGTGCCCGTGTACCTGGCCGGCGCGGCGGGGCTGAGCGTGGGCTTCGTGCTCTTCGGCCTCGCGCTCTACCTGGGCTGGCGCCGGGTGCGGGACGCCAAGGCGCGGAGCCTCCGCGTGGCGCGGCTGCTGCTGGACGACGAGGAGCGCCACACGGCCGAGACGCTCTACCTCAGCCAGCGCGAGCTGCCGGCCTGg GTCAGCTTCCCGGATGTGGAAAAGGCGGAATGGCTGAATAAG ATTGTGGCCCAGGTCTGGCCTTTCCTTGGCCAGTATATGGAGAAGCTTTTGGCTGAAACTGTAGCCCCCGCTGTTCGAGGATCTAACCCCCATCTACAGACATTTACATTTACACGAGTGGAGCTGGGTGAAAAG ccattGCGGATTCTAGGAGTCAAGGTTCACACAGGTCAGAACAAAAAACAGATCCTGCTAGACTTGAACATCAG CTATGTAGGTGACATCCAGATTGATGTGGAAGTGAAGAAATATTTCTGTAAAGCAGGACTCAAAGGCATGCAG CTCCACGGTGTCTTGCGGGTGATTCTAGAGCCGCTCATTGGAGACATTCCTATTGTGGGAGCTGTGTCCATGTTCTTTATCAGACGCCCG ACCCTCGATATCAACTGGACAGGGATGACCAACCTGCTGGATATCCCAGGCCTCAG CTCACTCTCTGACACCATGATCATGGACTCCATCGCTGCCTTCCTTGTGTTGCCCAACCGATTATTGGTGCCTCTTGTGCCTGACCTTCAAGATGTGGCCCAGTTGCGTTCCCCTCTTCCTAGG GGCATTATCCGGATCCACTTGCTGGCTGCTCGAGGACTGAGCTCTAAGGACAAATATGTGAAGGGCTTGATTGAGGGCAAGTCCGACCCCTATGCCCTTGTGCGAGTGGGCACCCAGACATTCTGCAGCCGTGTCATTGATGAGGATCTTAACCCCCAGTGGGGTGAGACTTACGAG GTGATGGTCCATGAGGTCCCCGGACAGGAGATTGAGGTGGAGGTATTTGACAAGGATCCAGACAAAGATGATTTTCTGGGCAG AATGAAGCTGGATGTAGGGAAGGTGTTAGAAGCTGGAGTTTTGGATGAT TGGTTTCCTCTACAGGGTGGGCAAGGTCAAGTTCACTTAAGGTTAGAATGGCTGTCGCTTTTGCCAAGTGCAGATAAATTGGAGCAG GTTCTCCAATGGAATCGAGGCGTCTCCTCCAAACCTGAGCCCCCGTCAGCTGCCATCTTAGTTGTGTATTTGGACCGAGCCCAGGACCTTCCT CTAAAGAAGGGGAGCAAGGAGCCCAATCCCATGGTGCAACTGTCCGTTCAGGATGTGACCCGGGAGAGCAAG GCTGTCTACAACACCAACAGCCCGGTGTGGGAGGAAGCCTTCCGCTTCTTCCTGCAGaaccctcaaagccaggagcTTGATGTCCAG GTGAAGGATGACTCCAGGGCTCTGACTTTAGGGGCGCTGACCCTGCCCCTGGCTCGCCTGCTCACAGCCCCAGAACTCACCCTGGACCAGTGGTTCCAGCTCAGCAACTCTGGCTCAAACTCCAGGCTTTACATGAAACTGGTTATGAGG GTCCTGTACTTGGATTCCTCTGAAGTTTGCTTCCCCACTATGCCTGGTACTGGGGACCTAGACAGCCAGAGCACCCAGATAGGCAGCAGTGTGGATGCTCCACCTCGACCCTGTCACACTACCCCCGACTCTTACTTTGGAAATGAG AATGTGCTTCGGATTCACGTCTTAGAAGCCCAGGACCTGATTGCTAAAGACCGTTTCTTGGGAGGGCTAGTGAAGGGCAAGTCAGATCCCTACGTGAAACTCAAGCTGGCTGGACGAAGCTTCCGGAGCCGTGTCGTTCGGGAAGATCTCAACCCCCGCTGGAATGAGGTTTTTGAG GTGATCGTCACATCAATCCCAGGCCAAGAACTAGAAGTGGAGGTTTTTGACAAGGACCTGGACAAAGATGACTTTCTGGGCAG GTGTAAAGTGAGTCTCACCGCAGTACTCAACAGTGGCTTTCTTGATGAG TGGCTGACTCTGGGGGATGTGCCATCAGGCCGCCTGCACTTGCGTCTGGAGCGTCTGACCCCACGTCCTATTGCGGCTGAATTAGAGGAG GTGCTGCAGGTAAACAGTCTGATCCAGACGCAGAAGAGCGCAGAGCTGGCGGCTGCACTTCTCTCTGTGTACCTGGAGAGAGCCGAGGACCTGCCG CTCCGTAAAGGAACGAAGCCCCCCAACTCTTATGCTACTCTCACTGTGGGAGATACAACTCATAAAACCAAG ACCGTTTCCCAGAGTGCAGCGCCCATCTGGGATGAGAGTGCCTCTTTCCTCATCAGGAAACCCAGCTCGGAGAATCTGGAGTTGCAG ATCCGGGGTGAGGGATCCGGGGCGCTGGGCTCATTCTCCCTGCCCCTCACGGAGCTACTCGCAGCCGACCAGCTCTGCTTGGATCGATGGTTTACTCTCAACAATGGTCAAGGACAGGTGCTGCTGAGGGCACAGCTGGGG ATCCTGGTGTCCCAGCACTCTGGCGTGGAAGCCCACAGCCACACCTATAGCCACAGCTCCTCctctctgagtgaagaaccagagcTCTGGGCCGGGATGTCTCACACCACCTCCTCAGCCCCAGAGCTGAGGCAGCGCCTGACACACGGTGACAG TCCCTCGGAGGCTCCAGCGGGCCCCCTGGGCCAGGTGAAACTGACCGTGTGGTACTACAGCGAGGAGCGCAAGCTGGTCAGCATCGTGCACAGCTGCCG CACCCTTCGGCAGAATGGACGGGACCTCCCAGACCCCTACGTGTCACTCTTACTCCTGCCAGACAAGAACCGGGGCACCAAGAGGAAGACCTCACAGAAGAAGAGGACCCTCAACCCTGAATTCAGTGAGCG GTTTGAGTGGGAGCTGGCCCTGGATGAGGCCCTGCGGAGAAAGCTGGACGTGTCTGTGAAGTCCAACTCCTCCTTCATGTCAAGAGAGCGGGAAGTGCTGGGGAAG GTGCAGCTGGATCTGGCCGAGATAGACCTCTCCCAGGGCGCCGCCCAGTG GTACGACCTCATGGATGACAAGGACAAGGGCAGCACCTAG
- the MYL6 gene encoding myosin light polypeptide 6 isoform X2, producing MCDFTEDQTAEFKEAFQLFDRTGDGKILYSQCGDVMRALGQNPTNAEVLKVLGNPKSDEMNVKVLDFEHFLPMLQTVAKNKDQGTYEDYVEGLRVFDKEGNGTVMGAEIRHVLVTLGEKMTEEEVEMLVAGHEDSNGCINYEAFVRHILSG from the exons ATG TGTGACTTCACCGAAGATCAAACCGCAG AGTTCAAGGAGGCCTTCCAGCTGTTTGACCGTACAGGGGATGGCAAGATCCTGTACAGCCAGTGTGGAGACGTGATGAGGGCACTGGGCCAGAACCCCACCAACGCCGAGGTGCTCAAGGTCCTGGGGAATCCTAAGAGTGATG AGATGAATGTGAAGGTGCTGGACTTTGAGCACTTCCTGCCTATGCTGCAGACAGTGGCCAAGAACAAGGACCAGGGCACCTATGAGGACTATGTTGAAGGCCTTCGGGTGTTTGACAAGGAAGGAAATGGCACCGTCATGGGTGCTGAAATCCGGCATGTTCTTGTTACTCTGG GTGAGAAGATGACCGAGGAGGAGGTTGAGATGCTGGTGGCCGGGCACGAAGACAGCAATGGTTGTATCAACTATGAAG CATTTGTGAGGCATATCCTGTCGGGGTGA